A segment of the Carya illinoinensis cultivar Pawnee chromosome 1, C.illinoinensisPawnee_v1, whole genome shotgun sequence genome:
ttttataactattttaattctgcATTAAGCGATACACTTATATATAACACACTAGTTTATAAGTAGTGTGACTCTTGTGGCATGAATTCATTGGTCCACTTCAAGATTTGATCATGAGATGCTTCAACATTCGTCTCTAGCTCTTTCAAATTGTAGTTTTGGGGGAGTCCATTTAGATGCTGAATGTTGCTTCAGATCAACAAAGAGCAAACTGATTTCAATTAACACCAGCAAGGTCCAAACCGAAAAAAATGGTAGGAGAATAATTGTAAACCATCATGGACCAGTGCCCAAAATTTGAGACTTGGATAATAATATTTCTggcccaaagaaaaagaaaacgacACATGATTTAGAAGCAACTTCTGCTTTGTAAAACAGGGCTGataaaattgatttagaagCAGCTACGCATGCATATGATTTTGGAGTTGTACTAATCAAGACCTGCCTCCCTTTTATGTTGCATAGCCAAGAACCACTTTTAGTGTGCCTATctagctaattaattatataccaAATGCTTGGAAGAGAGCAAGGAAGGGGGGTTTAAACCAAATCTAGATTGTTGGGGAAAAGATGGTTGATTTGTTATGTTATGACAGTTAAGAAGCAAAGATTATTCTCTTCCAGTACCTTTCTGAAGGAGACACATGATTTGTGTTGCAACCCCAATTTTAGTCTCCCCCTCAAACTTCCACCCTCCAAAAGGAGCCAAAACTGTGTGAACAACAAACAATTCTACTATATCTAACAGTAGTTGCGCTGCTTGACCAATGACTCTCCCATTGCCCATGGTTAACCAACTTTTCTATTCTAAATGTTCTTTGCACCTATTTATCTTTCTGAAAGATCATTAAAAGACTCAGTTACAGGCTTGTTTAAAGTAACAGACTCCATATTCCTTCTTTGCAAGTGCATGAGAAACTCAATCATGAAAAGCGTATTTGAAGAGCGACCACCTCCTCAGATTTCAAACCATGCATCAACTAGCGGCCAACCTAAAGATGATCAAGAAATGGGCTTTAATGCCATGCCAAAGGGTGGAGATGTCTCCAACAAATCAGCCTTTAGCTGCTTTCCACAAGGAATTGATCTAAATCTTGGACGGGTGGTAAGAGACTTGTCTATATATTGAGCATTTTTAGTATAAGACCACCCGATTTTCCTCGCCAAGAATGTGAACTCATTTCAAATACACACTGATTGAGGCTATTCTTATGTAGTTCTGTTCCTGACGGTGGGTTTGAACTACTTGAAACATTTATGCTACCGTTTCTAACAATAAATTCAATTTACATGATCATACTTTCGAGTTTAGACTCATGGTATATGGATATTGTACTTGATTTCGGGTCAGAATGGTCATGAAAACCAAGTGTACATACTCTTTTAAGCATCAACTTCTGAGGAGAAGCAAATCTACGTACTCTCTATTATAGATACTTAAGTGTACAGTATAGAATGACAGGGCAGAGAAGGAATGACATGTACTAAACAAGTCTGCAAGTTTAACAAAATATTGTCATACATCTGGGATTGAGGAGCTGCTGGATGGAACTGTCTCAAGGGTAGCATAACGGATTGTTAAATCAACACTGTGGTTTAATTCCTTGTCTTTTGAAAGCGAGGAAATCTTTTAAATCGTTTCCAGTATTTCAAACTCGAAAGTACTTCTCAATATGTTAACCAAAGCGCTTTAAACATTCGTCTAGATGTGAGTTGCTTTATAAAACTTTTTACTGAATCCTTCACTATTGACATTTTGGTAAGCATGCGTGTGACTTGTGAGTTTCACCTCTATGTATATGATATGCAGCTTTTAGCAGAGATGGTAGGGACTTTCATTTTGATGTTTTCTGTATGCGGGATCGTAGCGTGCACCCAGCTCATTAGAGGAGAATTGGGTCTTTTGGAGTATGCAACCACAGCAGGATTGACGGTGGTGGTTGTGATTTTCTCCATTGGTCATATCTCTTGTGCGCACGTCAATCCTGCCGTCACATTAGCCTTTGCAACCTTTGGTCATTTTCCATGGTCCAAGGTACATAAATTGTCCCCCCTTGGTCTATgaggatgttttaagtattgaagTTCTCATTCCCACCTTGTCTGTGCAGGTTCCGTTCTACATATTGGCACAAACCCTGGGTTCCGTGTTGGCAACATGTATTGGACAGTCTGTCTATGGTCTTAAATCAGAAATATTGACCACGCGGCCACTCCATGGCTGCAGTTCTGCCTTCTGGGTGGAGCTCATTGCGACTTTTATTATCATGTTCCTTGCTGCATCATTGATAGACCAATATCACTCTGTAAGGATATTGATTCCTAATCTGTCAGTTGGAAGATCCTTATTGAAGAATCATAATTCCcatcatttaaaatttataacatCTTGCAGATAGGCCATTTGTCTGGCTTTGTTGTTGGAATATCCATTACACTAGCTGTGTTAATCACAGGGTAGGTACAAACTATATCCATGATCCCTACAATTGCTAAGATCGGTTGCCTTCTGCTCTCTTACTCTTACATTTCTTGCATCAATATCTCTGGTTTGCAATTGCATTGCAGGCCTATTTCAGGAGGATCAATGAATCCTGCAAGGTCATTGGGACCTGCAATCATTTCGGGGAAATTCAAAGACTTGTGGATATATGTAACTGCTCCAGTGATTGGAGCTGTGGCAGGTGCCCTTCTGTATCAAGGCCTACGTCTTCAACCCCGCTCATGTTTTCCCACCTCTTAAGGCCAAGTCTCGTGGATCATACCTACCTTGGCTTTGGCTCAAGTTAGTGCAGAATGTATTTGCTATTTAGATTAGCCATGCTTCATGGATGCTTGTAACCAAACTAATGCAGAAGCAGCCATCGGCCAGATGCCACAACATTTTTTAAAGTATCAAATgctttatagttatatatacttAATTTGTCTTTGTTTCCGAGTGGATTGGAGCCTTTTTGTATATGGTCAAAATAAGTCCTAGTATAATGAAGTTAAAAGCACATAAGCATGcaggatatttttttttgcaGTTTATTTGGGTTTTAGGCCCATGGATCTCATATAATCCTCTTCTCTAACTAACGAGAAATGTTTTACCTATAAAAGGATCCTACGAAAATAAACGCAGAAATTAACATGgcttgatatgatatattagattgtaaaattactttttattataaaatagatctaatatattatatgaaatcatattaatttatgaatttatttttgtgagaaCTTTCTATAATTGTACTTTTTATTCTAAGACACTGCTAGAAGAGTTATAACATGCATTATATACACTAACATGTcagtaattatttattattttggtaATTATATGGTACCAATCACTTTAGGGGTGAAAACCAACGCCAACCGACAAGAGGAAATAGGGAGGAGCAATTGACCATAACCGGTcgatgggaaaaagaaaaattggtcgTATCAACTCCGACAGTTCACAGTTGCTCCTCGATTCTCCTAGCGGTGGGCTttgtagagagagaaagagagaaatcgGGGAAGAAGAAGGCTTGAAGAAAACAATCTAATTCTTAAAACGATGCCAACCAAACAACATCGTTatcctcaatttttttttttcaatacgtTGTTAAtaaaacgatgtcgtttcaCTTAAACTATGTCGGAACGACATCGTTTTGAGtacaatataaattaaaatatatatatatattttttctttaatcagcCGGTTCAACAATTTGAACTACGTTCAAACCGGAACCAAATTGGCCAATATctatttttcactattttctaTCTCACGTCGACCGGTTCCTAATTCTGGCGGCTGATCTTCGTCGACATAGGTCGATCTGTCCGGTTTCTATACAACCCTAAATCACATATATTGTTAAAATCAAATTTGTAATAAGTATAATTAATGAtatgtttaatattattctcTATTCAGCCGCCTAAAAGACAAGGAGatggaatataatttattggTAGTGCGTGATGGAATATGGGGAGCCAAATGTCGCCAACTTAACAAACCAAAGTCATGATTCTCCAATGGTATCTTTGCAATAACGCTATATTTATATACACAAATCCCAACAAAGTACTGAATTAAATATGAGAATCTGCGTCACCATAAGCCAATGAGATCCATGATCTCCACCTCAAACAAAATGATTCACCGGCCTTCCTCCTCCTGCATAGTTTTCCTGCCACTCTGTTTAATTGGCGTAGATGTCTGAGATGaaaaataggttttttttttaattattaatttaacctttgatttaaaagaaataaataaattatgatgCTCAGTATCAAAGATGTAAAATCCAGTTTCGTCCCCTCTACTTGACTGCTTTAACCTCGTTCTCATCTCCTTAGCTAATATCTTATTAATATAAGCCAAAGTGCAGTGATGAAACAAGCACTCcttctattattttatatttccttggggaaaaaaaatgaaaagtattTCGaatcaaagagaataaaaaaggaTAATGGAGAAATCAGATGCAGCCATGATCAGGACTAGTCcaaattaaatcaatatttcTAATTGAACAGGTCCCATTAATTCAGAAATGGCATCAGAAACATAGGAGACAAATTGTGTGTGAGAACGCCCAGCAGATAGCTGTCTGGAGTGTTGTTTTCGTTTGGAAGGTGCCCCACCCggccccaaccccaaccccaagGTCAAAGGAAAAGGGAGAAGTTGTGGTTGCCATTCTACCTTAACCAAAGCATTAGATTTTGCTACGTCTTAATCTTTGGTGCTACTTGTTCATGTACCGATGCTCTTTATGccttatcttttttctttttttctttttttaaaaatgttatatttGGTAGGATGGATCGATGTTCCATGTCAAAACCAACTTTCTTGCATATCATCCATCGTCTATGGTCCCAAACCACATCCAACTACCAGTCCACTGTTTTTGTTCTGTGTCCCCCACCTATTTTCCCTTTCATTTCTAGCCCTTTCAGATGCAAATATTAATGGTTGATCCCTTTGGATTGTCATTGGTGagacaaattaaattattaatgtgcTGTGACCGTGTCATCCTACGTTAGTTTGGTAGCCCATCCTTCTCAAATGTCAACATTCAATTGTCACATCACCTTCAAAATTGATTATAACTTAAAAGTATTAGATTAAGTAATGTTTCAATATATTGTACTATATAATACCAATAATAAAAGTATATTCAATATTGTTTTAAATGACgtaatttcatatgatatattaaatcaatcttataacaaaaataacgataGAATTTAATATATCTTGACATGTCACgttaatttgtaagatttattttttatcattttattctcattattttaaaaataatttacttaTCATCTCTTATACCGTATACTAAcatgtaatttatcatttttatcctCAACATACGAGTATCTTGATTGAATGAAGGATGTTTCTATTTTCGTATAAGAACTTTTCTTGTTCTGTTTTTATTCCTACATTAAATACTAACATTAGCCACTATGAATCGAATGTCTTCACTAAATGCAAATAATTCCGATGCCACGTCCCTTGCCAAGCCTCTTTTAATGTTATGGTATTTGTAGACACAAAACACGTCATCATGCAAAGATTAACATGCTCATAATAATGACACACGCATAAATGGCTCTACAATTTTAGGTGAGTAGCATTCTTTACCTTTGGAATAGATAAAAGTgtccaatataatatatatatatatatatacacacacacacacgtactcgtaattatattttcaaatcgGTATAGATAGTATATTATCCACAttacttaaataataaaatataatttataagatttaaattttaagatttatctTCTATactaaattatgttatataaacattttattaaacgtgttatattcaaattaagaatagaattatatttatatatatatatatatatgtatgtattatagGAACATTTCATTTCAATCATATCGGCGAGACCAGAAACGTGATTGTAGAGAATCCTAGTGTTAAgtctacaaaaataatattggtGAAGACGTTGAAGGTGCAGCTATCATTTCCTTATATATGGAGTTGTTATTAGTCTctctcaagattttttttttttacctgaaaattgtaataaaaaagtaagaaaacGAATATAATCCAGAATATCTCACATAAATTGTCATCAGCACGTACGCACGAATTAGAAATGTTGCTCTCCCAGCTAAAATATTTGTACAACACGTGAAGGAATTAATAAACAAAGAAATGCAGCCAATTGTCTTGCATATTGCATATCTCATCACTTTAGATTGTTGGGAGTCAACTTTCATTTCATCCTTTTCTTAATCTCTGTAGAGCTAAAGATGATTAATATATTCAAAAcgtatttaaattttagtttttaaggTGTTATCAATTTAGGGCCGTGAATTAGGGATGTCAATATATGACATGACCCATGAATCTAACGTGAATACAACACGAAATTAGCTAATTTGGTTTTGATATAAATGGATTTGAGTGAAAACGGATTGACCCAT
Coding sequences within it:
- the LOC122274660 gene encoding probable aquaporin NIP7-1; this translates as MFFAPIYLSERSLKDSVTGLFKVTDSIFLLCKCMRNSIMKSVFEERPPPQISNHASTSGQPKDDQEMGFNAMPKGGDVSNKSAFSCFPQGIDLNLGRVLLAEMVGTFILMFSVCGIVACTQLIRGELGLLEYATTAGLTVVVVIFSIGHISCAHVNPAVTLAFATFGHFPWSKVPFYILAQTLGSVLATCIGQSVYGLKSEILTTRPLHGCSSAFWVELIATFIIMFLAASLIDQYHSIGHLSGFVVGISITLAVLITGPISGGSMNPARSLGPAIISGKFKDLWIYVTAPVIGAVAGALLYQGLRLQPRSCFPTS